A DNA window from Pogona vitticeps strain Pit_001003342236 chromosome 2, PviZW2.1, whole genome shotgun sequence contains the following coding sequences:
- the SIGMAR1 gene encoding sigma non-opioid intracellular receptor 1, with the protein MRWLPGAESGAGWAGRGLRAGLAVAAVALLIQAVRSWLSPAWLASRRFEFDPEEIARLAKHHAGLDHELAFSKIIVELRKKHPGHILPDEDLQWVFVNAGGWMGSMCLLHASFSEYVLLFGTAVDTGGHSGRYWADIYDTIISGTFRQWKEGTTKSEIYYPGDTIVHQSGEATSVQWSAGTWMVEYGRGFIPSTLPFALADTVFSTQDFLTLFYTVRVYVKGLLLEASTYFSDTSQ; encoded by the exons ATGCGGTGGCTGCCGGGCGCCGAGTCGGGCGCCGGCTGGGCCGGGCGGGGCCTGCGCGCGGGCCTGGCCGTGGCGGCGGTGGCGCTGCTGATCCAGGCGGTGCGGAGCTGGCTGAGCCCGGCCTGGCTGGCCTCACGGCGGTTCGAGTTCGATCCGGAGGAGATCGCCCGCCTCGCCAAGCACCACGCCG GTCTAGACCATGAACTGGCCTTTTCCAAGATCATAGTGGAATTGCGCAAGAAGCATCCAGGACACATCCTGCCAGATGAGGACTTGCAGTGGGTGTTTGTCAATGCTGGCGGCTGGATGGGTTCCATGTGCTTGCTCCATGCTTCGTTCTCTGAGTATGTCCTGCTCTTTGGCACAGCTGTTGACACAGGAGGACACTCGG ggCGATATTGGGCTGATATTTACGACACAATCATTTCAGGGACATTCCGTCAGTGGAAAGAGGGAACAACCAAAAGTGAAATTTATTACCCAG GAGACACCATTGTGCACCAGTCTGGAGAAGCTACATCAGTGCAGTGGAGCGCCGGCACGTGGATGGTGGAGTACGGTCGGGGCTTCATTCCGTCCACACTCCCCTTTGCTCTTGCTGATACAGTCTTCAGCACTCAGGACTTCCTCACGCTCTTCTACACCGTGCGAGTTTATGTCAAGGGGCTGCTCCTGGAAGCCAGCACCTACTTCAGTGACACGAGCCAGTGA